The following proteins are encoded in a genomic region of Planococcus lenghuensis:
- a CDS encoding DMT family transporter, protein MNAKAFSLALFSVLIWGSSFAAIRVSLQGGYDSGHNVLVRFLVASALFFIYAVWPGTKFRLPRPDDVLRILILGFIGISVYHIFVTFGMETISAGTAGMLVGSGPIFTAFIASVILKERLTKLGWLGMAIGFVGITFIALGAEGASLTLTGGAFLVLMAACAASIFFVFQKPLLTRYTAIELTAYFTWAGTLPFLIFSPGLIDALQQATIEAHLATVYVGIFPAAIAYVTWATALSTASASSVSSLIYLEPAVAIIVAWLWLHELPTGLSMLGGVIAIGGVVIVNAMGRKRRQVSRKTKEVTA, encoded by the coding sequence TTGAATGCAAAAGCTTTTTCACTCGCATTATTTTCTGTCCTGATTTGGGGCTCCTCCTTTGCGGCCATCCGCGTCAGCCTGCAGGGCGGTTATGATTCCGGTCATAATGTGCTTGTGCGGTTTCTCGTAGCTTCGGCGTTATTTTTCATTTATGCGGTGTGGCCGGGCACGAAATTCCGGCTGCCGCGGCCTGATGATGTGCTGCGAATTCTCATCCTCGGGTTTATCGGCATCAGCGTCTACCATATTTTCGTGACGTTCGGAATGGAGACCATCTCCGCAGGCACAGCCGGCATGCTCGTCGGCTCCGGGCCGATTTTCACGGCATTCATTGCCTCCGTCATCTTAAAGGAGCGGTTGACAAAACTTGGCTGGCTCGGCATGGCGATCGGATTTGTCGGCATTACATTCATTGCTCTCGGTGCAGAAGGAGCTTCTCTCACGTTGACCGGCGGCGCATTTCTGGTATTAATGGCAGCTTGTGCGGCATCGATTTTTTTCGTATTCCAAAAGCCGCTGCTCACCCGCTACACGGCGATTGAGCTGACTGCCTACTTTACGTGGGCCGGCACCTTGCCGTTCCTCATCTTTTCACCAGGACTTATCGATGCGCTGCAGCAGGCAACCATTGAAGCGCATCTTGCCACAGTATATGTCGGCATCTTCCCAGCGGCGATTGCCTATGTAACGTGGGCGACCGCCCTCTCTACTGCGAGTGCGAGTTCCGTATCAAGTCTGATTTATTTGGAACCGGCAGTCGCCATTATTGTCGCCTGGCTGTGGCTGCATGAACTGCCGACCGGCTTGTCAATGCTTGGCGGCGTCATCGCAATCGGCGGCGTGGTGATTGTCAACGCCATGGGGCGGAAGCGCCGGCAGGTTTCCCGGAAAACGAAAGAAGTTACTGCCTAA
- a CDS encoding aminotransferase-like domain-containing protein — MNEKFPLSKDIRLVFKHDPPGQWLPKLPPGCIKLSAGYPAPELTPSQELKEAVARLLDEEGDAPLQYIGSPRTPELKQYIRKRMAVRGMETAADELLVTAGACQAIDLIARILLDEEALVVIESPTYMEALEIFQNYTEQYLSIPIDENGLDTDRLEQVLLDRQRAGQALPRVLYTIPSFQNPTGTVMSLDRRKHLLRLAGDFDFLIIEDDAYGELAFEERPVPLKAMDADNRVIYVGSLSKVVAPGMRIGWVAGAEELITLLSWFKKDLGHPFGEATMAAFLEKTNFADRVDRLSGAYKEKSEAMTAALKKHFPESASWYTPDGGYFVWVHVPGIDAAALLQTALDAGVSYVPGKYFFLDEREGREFLRLSFSYVNETEIEEGIRLLGKVVSELK; from the coding sequence GTGAATGAAAAATTCCCGTTATCAAAAGATATCCGATTGGTATTCAAGCATGACCCGCCCGGCCAGTGGCTGCCGAAACTTCCACCCGGCTGCATCAAACTGAGTGCGGGTTACCCCGCACCGGAACTTACACCTTCTCAAGAATTGAAGGAAGCGGTCGCCCGGCTTCTCGACGAGGAAGGCGACGCGCCGCTCCAATATATCGGCAGTCCCCGGACGCCGGAACTGAAGCAGTACATACGAAAGCGAATGGCCGTGCGCGGCATGGAAACCGCAGCGGATGAACTTCTGGTTACGGCTGGAGCCTGTCAGGCGATCGACCTTATCGCCCGCATCCTCTTGGATGAAGAGGCGCTCGTGGTGATCGAGTCGCCGACGTATATGGAAGCCTTGGAGATTTTCCAGAACTATACGGAGCAGTACCTGTCCATTCCGATCGATGAAAACGGGCTGGATACCGACAGGTTGGAACAGGTTTTGCTGGACAGGCAGCGGGCAGGCCAGGCGTTGCCGCGCGTTCTATACACCATTCCGTCCTTCCAGAATCCGACCGGCACTGTCATGTCATTGGACCGGCGCAAGCACTTATTACGGCTTGCGGGGGATTTCGATTTTTTAATTATCGAAGACGATGCCTACGGCGAGCTTGCTTTCGAAGAGCGGCCGGTACCCTTGAAAGCAATGGACGCGGATAACCGGGTAATCTATGTGGGTTCCTTATCGAAAGTCGTCGCACCCGGAATGCGGATCGGCTGGGTGGCAGGAGCAGAAGAACTTATCACGTTACTATCGTGGTTTAAGAAAGACTTAGGGCATCCATTCGGCGAAGCCACCATGGCGGCATTCCTCGAGAAAACAAATTTCGCTGATCGTGTCGATCGGTTGTCTGGCGCCTATAAGGAAAAAAGTGAAGCAATGACAGCGGCATTAAAAAAACATTTTCCTGAATCTGCTTCCTGGTACACCCCGGACGGCGGGTACTTCGTTTGGGTCCATGTGCCGGGCATTGATGCGGCGGCGTTGCTGCAAACAGCACTTGATGCCGGTGTATCCTATGTCCCGGGCAAGTATTTCTTCTTAGACGAGAGGGAAGGCAGGGAATTCCTGCGGCTGTCGTTCAGTTATGTGAATGAAACAGAGATTGAAGAGGGGATCCGGCTATTGGGGAAGGTAGTCAGCGAACTAAAGTAA
- a CDS encoding VOC family protein, whose amino-acid sequence MVPQRVSLITIGASDLPVLRSFYKRLGWKETESSSDTYAVFKTAGVILSLFPIEELAKDAEVAITPDASSFRGVAFAINVGSPEEVDQAIEDIRRARGNILREPSDAFWGGRTAYFADPENNLWEVAWNPDSVFDERGAMLSF is encoded by the coding sequence ATGGTACCTCAGCGAGTAAGTCTCATTACAATCGGTGCATCCGACCTGCCAGTCCTTCGGTCGTTTTACAAGCGGCTCGGATGGAAAGAGACGGAATCCAGTTCAGATACGTATGCGGTATTTAAAACAGCAGGCGTCATCCTTTCCCTGTTCCCGATTGAAGAACTGGCGAAAGATGCAGAAGTGGCGATCACACCTGATGCATCCAGTTTCCGGGGCGTTGCCTTTGCCATTAATGTCGGCAGCCCTGAAGAAGTGGATCAGGCGATTGAAGACATCCGGCGCGCCCGGGGAAACATCTTGAGGGAACCAAGTGATGCGTTTTGGGGTGGACGGACCGCTTATTTTGCAGACCCGGAGAACAACTTGTGGGAAGTGGCCTGGAACCCGGATTCCGTCTTTGACGAACGAGGGGCGATGCTTTCATTTTGA
- a CDS encoding DNA/RNA non-specific endonuclease, translating into MNEAKMRWIEQQALMRYREQEQAEQETSEVLDAEKLEKLQVRSSVINAYDRLAAERIIDHSDFLPIAYLEAGVAASRAVCRIVLMNGKGEIQGYGTGFLISPSLIMTNNHVLETPTDALYAVAEFNFEDDVEFQPREIVSFRLEPDRLFVTDEHLDFTIVAARDTASNGVRLAEFGYLPLLSPAGKVLEGEYVSIIQHPKGGPKVVTLRENEVVFLSPDFIHYVSDTEPGSSGSPVFNDQWVVVALHHAGVPDPEIPGEWIANEGIRISSILRFLQNQVDPHPLLEKLLAAAAIPDAAPLEVGTLDAGWYENVSGYDPAFLGKTNEVPLPTIAAEMEEDIARTKEDQDVLDYAHFSIMMSKSRRLAFYTAVNIDGNQLVHVKRGNDKWYFDPRLSEEYQSGPALYARNDLDRGHLTRRQDPNWGIDAVKANAHTFHFTNCAPQHKNLNQKTWLKLEDYILRNADVHDLKATVFTGPVFREDDLLYRGEFRIPAEFWKVAVIVKKDGTLSATAYLQTQRNLLDDLEFTYGEFRTYQVPVNEITKLTGLDFDDLFVYDPLNGLESAGAMLIENPGDVRL; encoded by the coding sequence ATGAACGAAGCGAAAATGAGATGGATTGAACAGCAGGCATTAATGCGGTACCGGGAACAGGAGCAGGCAGAACAGGAAACAAGCGAAGTGCTGGATGCGGAAAAACTGGAAAAGCTGCAGGTACGCAGCAGTGTGATTAATGCATACGACCGGCTGGCGGCCGAGCGCATTATCGACCACAGTGATTTTCTGCCGATCGCTTATTTGGAGGCAGGAGTTGCTGCAAGCCGGGCGGTGTGCCGGATTGTCCTGATGAATGGAAAAGGAGAGATTCAAGGCTACGGGACAGGCTTTTTGATTTCACCATCCCTAATCATGACGAATAATCATGTGCTTGAAACACCGACAGATGCCTTGTACGCAGTGGCCGAGTTCAATTTTGAAGACGACGTGGAATTCCAGCCGCGTGAAATCGTCAGTTTCCGATTGGAGCCGGATCGCCTGTTCGTCACTGATGAACACCTCGACTTCACCATCGTAGCCGCGCGGGATACCGCATCAAATGGCGTAAGACTTGCGGAATTCGGCTATTTGCCATTGCTGTCTCCGGCTGGAAAAGTGCTCGAAGGGGAATATGTATCGATCATCCAGCATCCGAAAGGCGGACCGAAAGTGGTGACGCTGCGGGAAAATGAAGTGGTGTTTCTGTCGCCTGATTTTATTCATTACGTAAGTGACACGGAACCCGGTTCCTCGGGTTCACCGGTGTTCAACGATCAATGGGTGGTCGTCGCGCTGCACCACGCCGGCGTGCCGGACCCTGAAATTCCCGGTGAATGGATTGCCAATGAAGGCATCCGGATCAGCTCCATTTTGCGTTTCCTGCAGAATCAAGTGGACCCGCATCCGCTGTTGGAAAAATTGCTGGCGGCAGCAGCTATTCCTGATGCGGCCCCGCTGGAAGTCGGCACGCTCGATGCCGGCTGGTATGAGAATGTTTCCGGATACGATCCGGCGTTCCTGGGGAAAACGAATGAAGTCCCATTGCCGACAATTGCAGCGGAAATGGAGGAAGACATCGCCCGGACAAAAGAAGACCAGGACGTATTGGATTATGCCCATTTCTCCATCATGATGAGCAAATCAAGGCGCCTTGCGTTCTATACAGCGGTTAATATTGATGGCAATCAACTCGTGCATGTAAAGCGTGGCAACGATAAATGGTATTTCGATCCCCGCCTCAGTGAAGAATATCAGTCAGGGCCAGCATTGTATGCACGGAATGACTTGGACCGGGGGCATTTGACGAGACGGCAGGATCCGAATTGGGGAATTGACGCGGTCAAAGCGAATGCGCACACATTCCATTTTACGAATTGTGCGCCGCAACACAAAAATCTTAACCAAAAGACGTGGCTGAAACTGGAAGACTATATTTTGCGCAATGCGGATGTGCATGATCTGAAAGCGACAGTGTTCACGGGACCGGTGTTCCGGGAAGACGATCTGCTGTACCGGGGCGAGTTCCGGATTCCGGCTGAATTTTGGAAAGTGGCGGTTATTGTAAAAAAGGATGGCACATTATCAGCCACTGCTTACCTGCAGACGCAGAGAAATTTGCTGGATGATCTGGAATTTACGTACGGCGAGTTCCGGACATACCAGGTGCCGGTTAACGAAATCACCAAATTGACCGGACTGGATTTTGATGACCTTTTCGTTTATGATCCGCTGAACGGTCTGGAATCGGCAGGTGCGATGTTAATTGAAAATCCGGGAGATGTACGTCTATAG